The Accipiter gentilis chromosome 14, bAccGen1.1, whole genome shotgun sequence genome contains a region encoding:
- the PPDPF gene encoding pancreatic progenitor cell differentiation and proliferation factor: protein MASIPSSGSLMATHNYYRRRLSSTSSNSSCGSSEYSGEVIPHPPGLPKSDPGHWWASFFFGKTTHPAMTTVSESPESSGTLRVTTGPMACGLVPAPGAGRRRHASEPSSGPSA, encoded by the exons ATGGCATCCATCCCATCGAGCGGCTCGCTCATGGCGACCCACAACTACTACAGAA GGCGCCTGAGCTCCACATCCAGCAACAGCTCCTGCGGCAGCTCGGAGTACTCTGGGGAGGTCATCCCCCACCCCCCGG GTCTGCCCAAGTCTGACCCCGGCCACTGGTGGGCCAGCTTCTTCTTCGGGAAGACGACTCACCCGGCCATGACAACTGTGTCGGAGTCCCCGGAGAG CTCGGGAACGCTGCGGGTGACAACGGGACCGATGGCTTGTGGTCTGGTTCCAGCCCCGGGAGCGGGACGGAGGCGTCACGCCAGCGAGCCCAGCTCCGGACCCTCGGCGTGA
- the SRMS gene encoding tyrosine-protein kinase Srms: protein MEQFVRKRLTFLTSFWNKLRPRSVPESCSLGYLGSDSVSLHLEPNSISFIPKSSLFIALYAFTARSAEELSVSVGDKLRVLREEGDYVLARRLLGEPAMGYVPAAYVANLSQGTSAHRPWYFSKISRNEAEQLLLSPPNQHGSFLIRDSESSKGEYSLSVRNHAKVSHFRICKSPGGSLYIQKGHPFPDMEELLAFYTEHWKVIQSPLLQPCSPATPPERDGWERPRWEFTLRRKLGEGYFGEVWEGLWRNTVPVAIKIIKADMKAEDFTKEIQNLKRLRHEKLIQLHAVCSLDEPVYIITELMRKGNLHSYLNSPEGKSLGTSHLLNIACQVADGMRYLEEKHIVHRDLAARNILVGEELTCKIADFGLARLLKDDIYSTSSSTKIPVKWTAPEAANYRTYSLKSDVWSYGILLYEVFTYGQIPYEGMTNQETVRQITRGYRLPRPSSCPPEIYSIMLECWSGNTEERPTFLALREKLGFIYRRLLSSLS from the exons ATGGAGCAGTTTGTCCGGAAGCGTTTGACCTTCCTGACGTCCTTCTGGAACAAGCTCCGTCCCCGCTCCGTGCCGGAGAGCTGCTCGCTGGGGTATCTTGGTTCTGATTCCGTTTCGCTGCACTTGGAGCCGAACTCCATTTCCTTCATCCCCAAGTCTTCTCTCTTTATCGCTTTATACGCTTTCACAGCCCGGAGCGCGGAGGAACTGAGCGTAAGCGTAGGGGACAAACTTCGTGTCCTCAGAGAAGAAGGAGACTATGTCTTAGCCCGGCGGCTGCTGGGGGAACCGGCCATGGGGTACGTTCCCGCTGCGTACGTGGCCAACCTCAGCCAGGGCACCTCCGCTCACCGGCC CTGGTACTTCAGCAAGATCAGCCGAAACGAAGCCGAGCAGCTCCTCCTCTCGCCTCCCAACCAGCACGGCTCCTTCCTCATCCGCGACAGTGAGAGCAGCAAGGGCGAATACTCTCTCTCAG TGCGCAACCACGCGAAGGTCAGCCACTTCCGAATCTGCAAGAGCCCCGGGGGAAGCCTCTACATCCAGAAGGGGCATCCCTTCCCCGACATGGAGGAGCTCCTCGCCTTCTACACCGAGCACTGGAAGGTCATCCAGAGCCCcttgctgcagccctgcagccccgcG ACCCCCCCCGAGAGGGACGGCTGGGAGCGCCCACGCTGGGAATTCACCCTGCGGAGGAAGCTGGGCGAGGGCTACTTTGGAGAGGTGTGGGAAGGACTGTGGAGGAACACGGTGCCGGTGGCCATCAAGATCATAAAAG CTGACATGAAGGCAGAAGACTTCACCAAGGAGATTCAGAACCTGAAGCGCCTGAGGCATGAGAAGCTGATCCAGCTACACGCCGTCTGCTCGCTGGATGAGCCCGTGTACATCATTACTGAGCTCATGCGGAAAGGCAACCTCCACAGCTACCTCAACA GTCCTGAAGGGAAGTCCCTGGGCACCTCCCACCTGCTCAACATCGCCTGCCAAGTAGCCGATGGGATGAGGTACCTGGAGGAGAAACACATTGTCCACCGGGATCTGGCGGCCAGAAACATCCTGGTGGGAGAGGAACTCACCTGCAAAATCGCTGATTTTGGACTTGCCCGGCTCCTCAAG GATGACATTTattccaccagcagcagcactaaaATCCCGGTGAAGTGGACAGCCCCGGAGGCAGCCAACTACCGCACCTACTCCCTCAAGTCCGATGTCTGGTCCTATGGGATTCTGCTCTACGAAGTCTTCACGTATGGACAGATCCCGTATGAAG GAATGACAAACCAAGAAACCGTACGGCAGATCACCAGGGGCTACCGCCTTCCCCggcccagctcctgccctcccgAGATCTACAGCATCATGCTGGAGTGCTGGAGCGGCAACACGGAGGAGCGTCCTACCTTCCTGGCCCTGCGGGAGAAGCTGGGCTTCATCTACAGACGGCTGCTCAGCTCCCTCTCCTGA